From the genome of Capsicum annuum cultivar UCD-10X-F1 chromosome 4, UCD10Xv1.1, whole genome shotgun sequence:
TGAATTCTGATCTTTTGTAGCATCCCTACAACATCTTTCATGTTTGTCCGTCTTGCTGGAGATTCAGCACAGCAATCTAGTGCCACTTTCATGATTGATGTTACACAATCTAACTTCTTCTTCAAGTGATTATCCATCGGTGAAACCAAGTTGGAATCCGCAACATCCATTACTGAATCAGGAAGTGAATAACTCACCCAGTGCTTCAAGCTAAGATCTCCCTCAAACTCACTAGGCTTTCTCCTAGTAAATGTTTCCAGCAACATGATTCCATAACTATACACGTCACATTTAGTAGACACTAATCCATCTTGTCCATACTCTACAATCAAAGAATTAATTTAAAGATGTAACATGATAACTAGGTGGAAAAAGAGAAAGGGAAAAGAAATGTGCAAAGCAAAATCAAGAGACGTACCTGGTGCAATATAACCCAATGTTGCTAATGTTTTTGTGTATAAATCACTCTCATCTTCACCAAGAAGTTTTGAAATGCCAAAGTCGCTTAGATGTgcaaccatatcctcatccagcAAGACGTTACTAGGCTTTACGTCACAGTGAATCACAGGCGATGAGCACCCATGGTGAAGATATTCCAAAGCACATGCCACATCCATCATTATGCTTAGTCTCTGCTTGATGTCGAGGAAGTAGCTGTGAGAATACAAATACTTCTCAAGACTCCCATTAGGCATATAATCGAGAACTAAAGCCTTGAAATCAAGATTGGAACAACTAGTAATGACTTTTACGAGATTCCTATGGCGAAGGCTACGCAAAACTTCACATTCCGTATCAAAACCCTTGAATGCCGCATCCAGTTGCAGATTGAACACTTTAACTGCAATGGCAGTTCCACTTCTGAGAACACCTTTGTATACAGAGCCAAAACTCCCAGAACCAATAAAATTACTCTCGCTAAGTGCATCAGTTGCTTGGAGCAATTCATAGTATGAAATTCTTTCTTGTGTTATGGTAGATAATGAATCAGCTTGTTGAGGAGCTCTTTTACCTCTTCTATACCTTATCCATAAAAACACTAATATGATAGGAACAAACAAACTTGCAAGTcctagcaaaagaaaaagaactagcAATCTTTTCCTATTTGATCTGTTCTTTGATGAAGTGAGGCATGGCgggacactaaatcttgaagaacCACACAATGCTTCATTGTGGATGAAAAACTGACTCGAGAGGTTCTTGAAAGGGCCTCCCGAGGGTATTTCACCATACAATTTgttgaaagaaatattgaaatacttcAAGTTTTGAAGCTTCTCCAAAGACTTAGGAATGTTTCCAGATATATTATTATGAGAAAGgtctaggaattccaaacctaccatGTTGCTAATTGAGTCAGGTATAGATCCTTGCAACTTGTTGTGTCTCAAAGAAAGGTGCACCAGATTTTGCAAGCCTCCAATTTCTCTAGGAATTTCATTTGAGAATTGATTCATCGATAGATCCATCTTGGTTACCGCctttagatttccaatttctAGAGGTAAAGAACCTACCATGTTATTTGACGATAAGTCAAGAACCACTAGATCTTGAAGGTTCCCTAAGCTTCGTGGTATATTGGAACTCAGTTTATTGGAACCCAGATTTATCTCCCTAAGGGAAGTAATATTCCCTAAACAATTAGGAAGCGATCCTGAAAGTTGATTTTGACCCAAGTAAATATCACCCAAATGCTGCAATTTACATATATGATCACCAATAAATCCTGTAAGTTTGTTGATACGCAAGTTGAAGCGCTGAAGGTTTCTCAAGTTGCCAATTGTTTTGGGAATCGATAAAACCAAGCTGTTTTCAGAAAGATCAAGGTCTAATAAGCTGCTTAAGTTCCCAAAATCATTTGGAATTATCCCTTTGATCTTGCAATTGTTGGCGTAAAATTTTATAAGAGATGTGGAAAAGTTCCCTACAGAAACTGGAAGAATGCTGTTTAGAGGGTTTGAAGATAGATAAAGAGTTTTTAAATTTTAGCAATTGGTTAAGGAAGATAGGAAGCTTAACGAAGAATCACAGCTTAAATAGTTTCTCTCCAAGTTTAGGAACCATAAATGAGTCAAATATCCAAGAGAACAAGGAATCAATCCAGTGAGTTTGTTGCCTGAAAGGTCTAGTTTAGtaagttttgaacaattggaGATGGAATGAGGAATAGTCCCAACAAGATTGGTTAAGTTTCCCAGATAAAGCTCTTCAATGTTGGATAAGATAGAACACATGTTTGGTGAGAGGCTTCCTGATAGACTATTAAACCCAAGATCAAGTTCCTCCAACTCAACGAGATTGCTTATCTCTTTGGGTATTTCACCTGCCAACACATGAAGAAAACATGAATACAAGTGATACATGCTTTAGTTTGAATTGATAAgaagaatcttgaattaattGGTTATGGGAGAGGGTGTTTCTTGTCATACGCTTGAAGATTTATTTATAACTGTTACATTTTATTACTCATTACAAGCATAAATTCATAGAATTTTAATAGTTGTAATGGGTCTATAAAAATTAACACGAGACATCATTAGAATATATATGTACCTATAAGCTTATTTCCACTAATCTGTAGATGTTGCATGTCGGTTAAGTTGCCAATCTCCCGTGGTAAGAATCCACTAAGATTGTTCTGCCACGCTGACAAAATTTGCAGCGATGAGATATTGAATATGGAGATCGGGACAGAGCCGGTAATCTGGTTTTTCTCCATGGCTAACTCTGCCAAATTAACAAGATTTCCAATTTCTTGTGGAATTATCCCTGAAATTAAtgtgtaatataataaaattctcaagTAATAAGATACAATAGTGCTAGTATTCATAAGATGGAACGTACCAGTGAAATGGTTAGTTCCGAGATACAATGTCTGCAAGTTACTCAGTCTTCCTATTTCACTATGTATTGGTCCATCAAACTCATTTTCTGATAAATCCAATAGTTGAAGTTGTGAGCAATTTGACAAGCTTGTAGGCATATGACCGTGAAGCTTGTTTGTGGATAAATAAAGCCCTTTGAGTATTGGGAGACCATTGCATAAACCATTGGGAAGACTTCCTGATAAGCTATTGCCAGTAAATTCAATGAATTCGACCCTAGAAATATTGGAAATTGTAAATGGTCCCGAAAGTTGATTATATTGTAGGGACAACCAGTTCATGTTATGAAGATTGCCGATCCCTTCTGGGATGTTTCCTTGAAGTGAATTATAAGATATATCTAAAGTCTCCAACCTTGAGGCATTTGAGAGTGACAGAGGAATAGAACCTATGAGCTTGTTACCCCTCATGTTTAATTCTCTTAGGTTTATAAGACTTCCAATCAATTTTGGTATTTGTCCCTCTATGGAATTGTATCCCATATTCAAAGTCTCAAGTTTGGAAATATTAGAAAATGAAGAAGGAATGGAACCAGTGAAACTATTATGTCCAATTTTTAGAACTTGAAGTTGGTGTAAAAACCTAAACCAAGAGGGAACATCCCCTATGAAGTTGTTGAaacttaaatcaagaaacttaagCCAATGCAAGCGTGCCATTTCTTGAGGCAAATTTCCATGGAAATTGTTGCTTCGCAAGTCGAGAGAAACAAGAAATGAGAGATTCCCAAAATTCACGGGGAATCTTGCCTGTAAGAGCCATGTTAGAAAGATTCAAGGACTTCACTTGCTGGTGACGAGAGCCACAAGTGACTCCAACCCAATGGCAAACGGACGTAGCGGGAGACCAACTTTCATTAAAGAAGTGAAGGGGGTCAGAAATGATTTGGGATTTTATAGACAGAAGAGCTAATTGATCTGTAGTAatgttggtttgggtcatgactgAACTAACCATAAGCAAGAAGAGTGTTAAGAGAAAAAATGTGAAGGCTTTCTCCATTATTGCAAAAATTAGTAGGTATACTCTATAACATGTGGTTTTGAGACTTTAAATAGAAATGAGGTTCTCCCTTTTGGTCATATCAATACTAATACCACCAAATCAACCAAGTCTTTCACATCTCAATCAGAATTATAAATATGCTGGCAAAAAAGTCCTCTATTCAGCAAAGACTTGGCAAGCCAACCAAGTCTTGCTTTAGTTTTTTGTGTGCTTAATTCTTTGGAAATAGTCTTGCTTTCATAATTTGTAGAATTGTGTGGTGAAGAGTAGTGCCAATAATAGTCAAATTTTGTTATTTGGTTGCTCCAAACACTAATGTCTAATGCTCATAGAATTGAGGAATTAAACCAACTCATTGGTGTAACTGGGGAAGTTGTTGTGATGTGAGCAGAAGGTCATTAGTTCGAGCTTTGGAAACGGCCTCTAGCAAAAAATGCAGGGTATGGCTACGTACCATAGATCCTTATGGTCCAACCTTTTCCTAGATCCGATGCATAGCaggagcttagtgcaccgggctgcccttttattGGCAATAAAACAAGAAGTTGCATTTAAATTAATAAAGTTTCGTGGAGTCCATAATTGCATAAAAGGAATCAAAGTAATGGTTGCAGAGTGTTGAGGCACTTCTTCGATGGTCCTTATATGCCTGTCGAAGCGCTATGAAGAATtcattattaatatatattttagggTGGTGAGAGGAAGTGCAAAATAAGGATTGATTTCGCATAAGGGAAAGGTGCGATAAATACATCTAATGAAAGTTATTAGCAGCAATAAATATCCATTTTAACAAAGAGTGCTAATACTTTTACTGACATTAATTAATTGACATTGGATCTAATTAGGTGCGGTGCGGGTCTTTTCTAAACCCCGCAAGTTTTAAAACCGCACCGCACCGCATCACCTTTAAACCCACATAAACCCGTCCCACATTCATACCCACGCATTACCGCACCGCACCgccccatgtttttattttttccttttttttgaaaaaatcgtaactccattgaaaatcataatatttttaaatccacaactagaaaataataactaatttctattatatcacttttcactaaaaattatcaaaaagtataacgtgtacaagtaatgatcaaatagcatatttttattaaaatggaTAGAGATGTTAAAAAGgctattataaaattatttatttgtgttgttatacatgtcattttaagtattatcaatttttaagtaaagaatacatataattttaggtatattcacgagaacaatactaatttttagctttttttaatttaaacccgcatatacccGTAACCCGCACCGTaccgcaccatttaaaaaaaaaacttactttaacccgcaccgcaccgcatAACTTAAAACCCGCACCATCCCGCATAGCTTAAAACCCGCCCCGCACCGCACCCACACcgccccattgccatccctagATCTAATGTCGCTATAGACTTTAGGACATTTATAAAGAGTGCTAAACTGCAATTGTCTGTAATAATATTGCCTCTAAAACAGTATTAAGGGGTAATTAAGCTATTGCCATAATATCTTTTTTGTACTGAAAAGGATATTTGTTACTATTTATTTTGAatgataattatatttattgtaacgccccgaaatctcaTCCCGAAACGTCACACGGTGCGGTATGAACTTGCGTACATCTTACTCTCTCCAAACTCtactttgtggaaatacactgaatttgttgttgtttttgtaggTTGTTACAAGTATCCTGACATGCCATATTGCAAGAAGTGGTTGAAACATAATTGCATATGGAGCCACTTCTAACTAAAAGTTGTTGAAACATAATTGCATAGCACCACTGCTTGAAGTGCATGAAAAGTGAATTTTATGTCCCTTTTCTCGACGAATATAATATTGTTTTATATCAATATggattgtggtgcagtggatggggctgtttcacccttaatcagaggtcaaGAGTTCGATCCTGGGTACGGAGAAAACCCTGTTGGGAGTGTTGCCACcataatgggccctgcaacgcacGGTCCGGATTAATCGGGCTTCAATACCCTTTACATATACAAGGTTGTGAGCTTATTGATGGTGTCTTTGGAACTGTTGGCTCCAAACTTTTTTGGACCTATAACCTTGGTAAgcctaaaatattttaaaattcccTAAAATTAATGAATGTTGTTACTGTTaatgaaatcatttttcttaaactATGTTAGCTTCCTCAAGCTACATGCTCCAACTAACAATTAGATATTGTTGTTAGTAAGGTATTAtatttaaaagagaaaatattttattactatCTTGAACTATACGTGAAATGACTGAGACATATCCGAACTTTAGAAGTATCCACTTAAGGGCTCCAACCCCCCATCCCTTGACCATTCCACCCCCCATAACCAGTGGCGGATTCAGCTTATAGTGAGGGGGTTCATCCTTCGGCGAAAAATTATACTCTGTATGtaaacttaaaattatttttcatgtatatatagttaacgctgaacccccttcgactaattattttgttcacatttttttattttgaacccCCTCAATTAAGATGCTGGCTCCATCACTGCCTATAACCATTGTGCCCTCACTCTCCACCCCTtccatttcattatatttttctaaatttctctttaaataatatatatatatatatatatatatttgcttaTTTATCGAACATAGAAAATAAGTAAGATATTCGgataattctaagaaaatattatcttCCATCGTATCAAACACGTCCTAAATAACAactgtaatttattttttctcttttaaaagcTGAGACtgtaaatatttttctattattttcaagTTCGAGTGgataaaaattttagaaactattttatttaggaaaataaattctttgaaaataagaaaaacgaCTTCCTaaatgaaaaggagaaaataagAGACATTATCCTCATAGTTTATGttagatatataaaatatttttaggataacATTTTTACTTGCgtattaatttaagaaaataaataagaagtcacttatttttgtataaaatattttctatggGAAACATTTTCCTCCGTAAACATACCCTCCATCTTTTCCAATTCTTCTTTTGTTAAGGACTCTTagtgaaatttgaaaataactcaTTGTTTTTGTAAGAGAAAATGTTCTATTTCAcccttgaactatacccaaaatggTTCAGACACACCTTaacggggtcctattacccctgaattaattaaaagtataattttaacACCCTTaatgcctatgtggcacatacgtggcacaactcACTGAAAGGTCCaagtaggcactaaggttgtcaaaaatatgattttaattagtcaggggtaataggaccctcttaAAGTTTGGTTGTATCTCAGCCTTTTCGCGTATAATTCAAGATGGAAATAGAGCATTTTCCTTTGTTTTGTAAAGCAGAAGGGGAAAAAAAATTCCAAGCAGATAATTGAAGGTATAGATGAGGGGAAAAAGGTGATCAGATTCAAAGAATTTGAAGGAGATTTAGTGGATAAATATGATAACTGGAAAGCAACTCTTCATATGGAGCAAAAAGGTGAAATCGATTTGGTATGCTGGAGAATGGAGTATGAAAGGCCAAATGAGAATGCTCCTGAACTAATAAATTTGCTGGACTTCATTGTTGGTATGACCAAAGCTATTGATGATCACCATGTTAAGATGAATTAAAGGGATATATGTATGTGTCATCATgagatttatataaataaatttagttaatgCTTGCTAGGTGTGTGTGCTTGAAATACCTCATGTTGTGTTGTTTCAGCAGATGGTATGAAATAAATCCATGTGATGTTTAAGTTCTTTTTGGTTTTTACTTTAGGGATTGATGGTCGTTTTGTCTTCCCATGTAAACGATAATTTAGCAGTTATCTTTGTGTTGTCAGTTGTGTAATAAGACGTGTGTGGAATTTATATTAGCGCTGGGTAAAAAACAAATCGATCGatagataaaaatgttattggtttattattattgggttGTTGGATTAAtggtttttaatggttttataaaaaaaaatattgggttattggtttgatttgattttttctgattgggttattgggtaaatcgataactcaataagaatatatatatatatatatataaacctattatttcaattataaaaCTCTTAAATTCccaacaacatttagttcaaacttgaatattcttgtaatttaaaacacatcatataggatttttggttacaactaagattcatttttttttcatgttagttactactatttctattttatgaggaTTTtattatcggttaaaccgaaaatcgagcCGATAAGGGTTAAATACCgataaactaaaaactgataaaaaatatcttattgatttagcataattaaaaatcgataaatcgaaccgataacatataaaatcaaaccgaaccgaccgatgcacacccctactcCTCGCCTCCTCCTAGAGTTGTCCATATGGGTCGGCCCAACCCATTCGGACTAGCCCACACGGACTTTGAGTTTAACGGGTCAGGCCGGGCTGGTCCATCAAAATTATGGGCCAAAAAACACCAAGCCCACACCATTACTGTGTGGGCTGCGGGTGTAACGCCCcgcaattcgggctacaatatagaccatgatttcgatgtgttGCTATTCCCGAAGTCATAAAATCCCATGCCAAtgcggcatgttaattattgtgtagcgtgtgaatccactcaagcttgaatttagaccatagatgtccttcaactcaaggacgagttgaaactatttcggtcgactaagttttagtggaagttgtaaagtgtgtcagcttctatcgaccataactctttgtatatatctaattaggaagcctactatgtgtcaaatgataggtattcgagttagcttttcaaagataccaatttggctaaaatccgacacccgagcaagaagttatggcccttcaaagtgataagcgtcgcctaaccaatcgcccatggccactggaaagcataggcaatagcctaggcggcgcctatgtaaacataggagatagcctaggtggcgcctatgtgaacataggcaacgggatgggcggcgcctatgtaaggaattctggtgatttaaacactccatGTTGAGGataaagtggtccttttccacctttacttagccctaaaacacgagatttagtttcaaggaccccaaaatacatattctttcatcaaaagtgctcaatattctccttagggtttcaaaataaaaacccaaatagttcaagatttgaccgtagattttcaaagataattacatatttggaatcaccaatccgcaagcttcaagaaacatctattatccttggaaatagaggtacgtggggttatccaaaaatcttatgggtgtagttttatgaacatgcatgattttaaatgggggttttcaatcaaatgctaatatcttgctttcaacatgatttctaagtcattttctttgtcttgggaattgtttgcctatatacttcaatggttgaaaccatgcatatgtgatttgagatttttcatggaagtttgataaatttgaatgataaattgttttcaaattcgcatgataatgtttcgatactccatattatattgtgatcaacaaaagagagcatgaatttgaaataaatattgttcaccacttgtaaatgatgaagcaccttggtttttacatgattatgcatatgtggatgtgatattgatgacttgcaagtcatgtatgacgataccctacagaatacgacatgtgattgaataagatgaaatttgaacgcattgattttacatgagaaaggtggatgcctgaagaaggcgtttgagacacaagggctcatcgctggaaaaatGTGTTTGTtgacacggaatattggtaccaggctaagtgatcttgtgtacttgacttcatgtcattcccaaattgggactataggtaggatcccgggccaagtgatcttgggcactaccaatgggtcgagacaccatgctgtgtgatcttgtgtgtctctccctcacttatactctaatatcggtggcaaccgaggtttgatagttggtgtaaattatgtagggtattcaacctagctcagttgcatttcattattgttgaggaaaaactattgcattacacccatgttctttcaaatgatttgatacgaaattgttttataatgtctctcaactatattttgtaaaaatattaagttttgctttgatatctctgtgtgccagtacttttgtgctgaccccctcccctctccaacctctcaggttcagaggcccattctaggggtcaagagaatcagtagatcattcagatagagttgtagagacaagtggtgagccttctatgtttcggaaggtcttatgtcctgcagtccttttatcttatattccgTTTTgggggtctgctgggggccttgtcccagttttcagatagacattgtttcagtcatgtagtagagatttcgcagacggttttagagatgttaatttagattgtgggacactattctctattttcgttttcatatgattcttcaccatgtttccgttatattgtgtttcttccacattactttgatcatatgaattatgtgcatgattatcagacagataggggtgtttcgggcctccatggttcgatatgctcgtcacggccaggccctggttcgggtcgtgacagcaGGCCTCACGGGccagcccactttttaaaaaataatattttagaatttaattttagaatgttaataaacataaatactatcagacaatattacatagtgttagtatttgttaatcaagtctcaacaccccaaaaatactgctaatagcaaaatcaaataacttttgacatgatatccttcgaaccaaataaaaatactaataagcaatctaaCTAGTTGCATGTATAGTTGACTTACGGGCTAGCACACGGGCTAAGTccaacccacattgctcaagccCCACGTGCCATGGACTTACCGAGCTAAAAAGTCATGTTCTTAAATGAGCTGCAAAAATTGAAGCCTaactccatcaaattacaggCCGAGTCAGACCGGTCCAACAGGCCTGACCCATATTGACAGCTCTACCTCCTCCTAATTTATGtgtgatatttcaaaaaaaaaaatgcaattttctaatttatttgGCAAAAATTGTAGCTCACATTTTACATTATAAATCTTTGTCCTAAAAACAATAATCCATCTCCAATAACAAAAGGATTCGTCGTAGGCAACTAATAATGGATTCACTATTCTTTTTACAACCGTGGTATCCAGGCTAGCTTGCGCATACTTTAACCAAATCCACGGGGTACCTGTCACCTCTCACTAGCAATAGGTACCAGGTAACTAgctctatccaccaaggctagaacagattgaaagaaatcacctagtgtttgtctctgttAGAAATTGAATCTAactgcacacgcaagtgtatgcgGTCAtacaagtaataaagtggctcTTTCGAGTCGATTATAGATCCATAGGGACTTGACATTTAGCAAGAAATCCAATTTGGTATGACCATTTAAGTTGAGCAAGTGCAATGTATAGAGAAAAGAGAGTTGGAAGTTTTTAATAATCAAAATGGAACAATGAACAATAATgagaatttaaatatataaaaaggaattagTAAGGGCATTATAGTCATTTTATCAGCTTTTTACCATTGAAAGGCTCAAATTTCAAGCTGGACGCGTGCCGTTTAGCATGTACAACACACATTTTGCCACATAAGATCGGGGTGTTTATTTGTTcgggttttaaatagttaaaggtcctatttgtgcactatcaaagtttaaggtcattgttataatttgatgtcaagtaaATGAAACCATCGATAATTGAATTGCGTTTGATAAATAGTTGATGATTTTTATATAGAATTGCAAGTCTATTTTTGACTATAgaatctttattatttatttaagcaAGAATGATGCTAATTTAACTTTGCAATTTCAAAGGTAACAAGTTACCAATTGGGCCTCCATCACTAATGACGTCTCCACAGCCAGTAGATTTGGGCATTATCAAAATTTGCGTCGTTAAGAAACGAGATGACAAATATGGCATATCGACCGGTGCCATAAAAGTGGCTCGGGCCGATTTGCCCGAGCCTACACATCTAAATCCGCGAGTGGATTATTGGGTGAAACATGGTAAGGGTTTCGCGATCGATGTTGAGGATGTTGAGATGAAGACGATAGCACTATTTCCATGAGTAATTTGTGTACTAGAATCGTTGCGACTCCTTGTATCTATCAATGCATTGGTGTCTCAATCTTTCTGGTCTGTTTTCGGAGTATGAAGCTTTTGTTGCTACGGCGAAGCTTCAACGACCAAAACTAACTATAACATAGCTTCGATCCAGCTTCTTGTTGCACGAGTCTTGGCATTTCGATGAGTAATTTGTGTATAAGTTTTTTTACATAGTTTGTAATCATGTTAATGTTTTGCTTTTAATGTACAAATAAATACATTTACAATAGgggatataaatatataattatatatgtacTTTTATCTTTGAtgaagcaattttttttttggtttaaacttGTTTGTTACGTTTTTTTAGTTCATATTAACTTAATTTATAAGGCAATATACACTAATTAAGAAAACAATTAGAACATAAAGGGAGTAGGACATAAATGAGTCATCACTTTCCATTTTTGCTctttaaaagtcaaataaaaattataaatatgaataattaaccttattaattacattttaaaatttttaatttgattattattactttatcTCATTATTTAATAATGAGATAGAAATGGAAAAATGTACTCAAGaaaattttcttgtttttcttattATGATAAATTAGACAAGTATAATTTTAGaggccaaataaaataaaataaaataattataattttaaatagagTAAAAAACACCTTTGTACAACTAATCATGTCCCCCATATCTTGAGCACAATACCATTAATTAATAAACTTATACTACTCTGTACAGCTAATACTTATTCATTAAATATGAGTAATTCTATTATATcatttttgaatataattaatttaatatttttaaaaatatatttatataataattattataattaataaagaatgataaaataggcaaaaaggaaaaaagataaattacTCAATATTTTAACTCATATTTTAAACTGGATGGGAATTGTTGGATATTTTTTAaggataaattaaataaaacaacaCCTTAAGTATCCTATACTACTTAAAATCTCATCCTattaaactaattacaaaaatcccttcTAAATCTCTAAACAAGTTTTTTATCTGATACATAACACACAACTCCGATTTTTAAGCCTTAAATCACATTGACATTGTTGCAGATAAGGAAGATTATGTTTTCCTTAGAAAACATGGCTATTAAATCATTAATCATTAAGTAATAAAAGTTAgcaataaattcaacaattattaaCTCTTGTTgcgataaaatttcaaaaataagcaaaaaaaataaaaaattgtatcTGTGTTATGGCCATTGGCTGCCagaaaaatttcacaaacaacctCCATTAACGTACTTCTtcataattttgttgttgaagttacaaagagaaaacaaaaagttgtgaaaaaagacccaaaaaaaaNNNNNNNNNNNNNNNNNNNNNNNNNNNNNNNNNNNNNNNNNNNNNN
Proteins encoded in this window:
- the LOC107869892 gene encoding receptor kinase-like protein Xa21; this translates as MVGSLPLEIGNLKAVTKMDLSMNQFSNEIPREIGGLQNLVHLSLRHNKLQGSIPDSISNMVGLEFLDLSHNNISGNIPKSLEKLQNLKYFNISFNKLYGEIPSGGPFKNLSSQFFIHNEALCGSSRFSVPPCLTSSKNRSNRKRLLVLFLLLGLASLFVPIILVFLWIRYRRGKRAPQQADSLSTITQERISYYELLQATDALSESNFIGSGSFGSVYKGVLRSGTAIAVKVFNLQLDAAFKGFDTECEVLRSLRHRNLVKVITSCSNLDFKALVLDYMPNGSLEKYLYSHSYFLDIKQRLSIMMDVACALEYLHHGCSSPVIHCDVKPSNVLLDEDMVAHLSDFGISKLLGEDESDLYTKTLATLGYIAPEYGQDGLVSTKCDVYSYGIMLLETFTRRKPSEFEGDLSLKHWVSYSLPDSVMDVADSNLVSPMDNHLKKKLDCVTSIMKVALDCCAESPARRTNMKDVVGMLQKIRIQLLAC
- the LOC124885334 gene encoding leucine-rich repeat receptor-like serine/threonine-protein kinase At1g17230, which codes for MEKAFTFFLLTLFLLMARFPVNFGNLSFLVSLDLRSNNFHGNLPQEMARLHWLKFLDLSFNNFIGDVPSWFRFLHQLQVLKIGHNSFTGSIPSSFSNISKLETLNMGYNSIEGQIPKLIGSLINLRELNMRGNKLIGSIPLSLSNASRLETLDISYNSLQGNIPEGIGNLHNMNWLSLQYNQLSGPFTISNISRVEFIEFTGNSLSGSLPNGLCNGLPILKGLYLSTNKLHGHMPTSLSNCSQLQLLDLSENEFDGPIHSEIGRLSNLQTLYLGTNHFTGIIPQEIGNLVNLAELAMEKNQITGSVPISIFNISSLQILSAWQNNLSGFLPREIGNLTDMQHLQISGNKLIGEIPKEISNLVELEELDLGFNSLSGSLSPNMCSILSNIEELYLGNLTNLVGTIPHSISNCSKLTKLDLSGNKLTGLIPCSLGYLTHLCILPVSVGNFSTSLIKFYANNCKIKGIIPNDFGNLSSLLDLDLSENSLVLSIPKTIGNLRNLQRFNLPFG